A region of the Synechococcus sp. PCC 7502 genome:
ATCGACTAGAGCAGTCATTTAGGCACTATCAACGCTCAAAAGACAGGCTGTTTGGGGTGATGTTCATTGATTTAGATCGATTTAAGGCAGTAAATGATAATCTAGGGCATGGAGTGGGGGATGCTTTATTAGTTCAAGTTAGCGATCGCCTGCAATTATCCCTCCGTAATGTTGATACAGTGGCTCGCCTAGGTGGAGATGAGTTTGCCGTTGTTTTAGAGGAAATAACAGAATTAAGCCAAGCGGAAATTTGTGCGTTGCGAATTCAAACCAATTTATCTGAACCCTTTCACATTGATGGACATAGGGTTTCTGTGGGGGCAAGTATTGGTATCGCTATGATTACATCCCACTACAAAAACTCCGAAGAGTTACTGCGAGACGCGGATATGGCAATGTATCAGGCAAAGCGGCAAGGTAAATCAAGCTATCATATTTTTCCTTGGATCAATGCGCCTAATATCCAACCTAAGAGCCAGAAGAACCTAGTACCAGCAGAGTAAAAAAGGTACCACTATTCCAGAGGGAGTGCATGAGCATGGGTGCCAAGAGATTCTGTGATCGCACATAGATAAATCCCAGCATCATGCCAAGGGCAGTTAAGGGTAAAATATCGCCTAAATTAAGGTGAGCGATCGCAAACCCTAAACCACTAAAGAAAATTCCTAACCAAGTTGCTAGGGATGGAGATTTAAACCTTTGCCCCAATACCGAAACTAGCGCAGAAATTAAAGATGGCAGTAAAAACCCTCTAAATAATAACTCTTCAAAAAATGGGGCGGCGATCGCCACGGTCATCCATAGCAGCAGTTTAGCAATACTATTTTGATCTTGGACTAAAATTGGCAATAGTGGATTTCCCCCACCCTGTCCATCTAATAGCCGTTGATTTAGGGCAGAGACAGCTAAAATAACTGGAATTGCGGCAATATAACCTCCCAAGCCCCACCTTAGCCAATTCCAAGTTTTGAGTTTTAACTGGAATAAATAGTTGGGTAAAGGTAAGAAATCCCGCAATGCTCCCCTAAAAATTAGTAACATAGGTGCCATCGATGCCACATAGGGAATTAAGATAAAAATAGCGCGATCGCGGGAATTCCAAGTGCTGTCAGGATAAATGCCTAATATATGGATCGCCGTGGGTAAAAAGATTTGTGACATCGCCACATAGGCAGTAAACCACAGAACCATAACTTCCCAAGCTTTTTCCAGTTGCCAAGGTGTATGCCAAGTAGAATCAGTTGTCGGTTGGAGGGGAGAACTCTGGGCAAAAAATAATCTCTGTAAGCCTAGGATGGCAATAAAAATTACACCCAGTCCGCCGCCAATCACCGTAACACTGCTGGCAAGTAAAAGTTTTTCTATGGAGGTTTCGGCATCTAGGTCACGCTGTAAGCTTAGCTCCCCCATCGTCGAGGCTGTGTCTAGTTGCTGGGCTTTATATAATCGTTCCAGTGCTTCGCTGCGAAACCAACCCTTGAGGTTAGAGCGAATTTTATTTTCGGCATCGGGAAATATTAATCCAGGCTGCGACCATAATCCTTCTAATACTTGGGCAGTAGTAGCATATTTTCCTAGGGATTTTTCCTGAGCTATATTCTGCCAGATCGCGATCGCCTGTTTAGGTTTGCCGACTTTGGCGTATAAAATTCCCAACCGTAGGCTTAAATTGGCAATATCTTC
Encoded here:
- a CDS encoding type II CAAX endopeptidase family protein yields the protein MTLNQIVKRVTLIILTLLAIAFIGLSLGESANSPQAQTSLDLIQTDLMLNVSGWQSSNLEEIAIKNVFVGSNSQRLYAQALEAYEQALESNQPNSPKQKVIQKSILKSEDIANLSLRLGILYAKVGKPKQAIAIWQNIAQEKSLGKYATTAQVLEGLWSQPGLIFPDAENKIRSNLKGWFRSEALERLYKAQQLDTASTMGELSLQRDLDAETSIEKLLLASSVTVIGGGLGVIFIAILGLQRLFFAQSSPLQPTTDSTWHTPWQLEKAWEVMVLWFTAYVAMSQIFLPTAIHILGIYPDSTWNSRDRAIFILIPYVASMAPMLLIFRGALRDFLPLPNYLFQLKLKTWNWLRWGLGGYIAAIPVILAVSALNQRLLDGQGGGNPLLPILVQDQNSIAKLLLWMTVAIAAPFFEELLFRGFLLPSLISALVSVLGQRFKSPSLATWLGIFFSGLGFAIAHLNLGDILPLTALGMMLGFIYVRSQNLLAPMLMHSLWNSGTFFTLLVLGSSGS